A single Deinococcus radiotolerans DNA region contains:
- a CDS encoding SDR family oxidoreductase, whose translation MIQDKVVIITGASSGIGEATARLLARRGARVVLGARREAQLQHVTQEITQAGGQATYRVTDVTRPEDNAALVDLAKTAFGGLDVVFLNAGIMPTAPLSALNTAEWQQAVDINVMGVLHGIAAALPTFTAQQRGQVIATSSVAGLKSYPGAGVYGGTKWFVRNLMEVLRLESAQEGTNIRTATIYPAAINTELLGGITHGASAQAMGALYRQYGISPDRIAQVVAFAIDQPEDTNVTEFTVGPTPQPW comes from the coding sequence ATGATTCAAGACAAAGTAGTCATTATTACAGGCGCGTCCTCCGGCATCGGCGAAGCCACCGCGAGGCTCCTCGCCCGCCGCGGCGCGCGCGTCGTGCTGGGCGCCCGCCGCGAAGCGCAGTTACAGCACGTGACCCAGGAGATCACGCAGGCCGGCGGGCAGGCCACGTACCGCGTCACGGACGTCACCCGGCCCGAGGACAACGCCGCGCTCGTCGACCTGGCGAAAACAGCGTTCGGCGGTCTGGACGTTGTGTTCCTCAACGCCGGCATCATGCCCACCGCCCCACTCTCGGCCCTGAACACCGCCGAGTGGCAGCAGGCCGTCGACATCAACGTGATGGGTGTCCTGCACGGCATCGCGGCGGCCCTCCCCACGTTCACCGCGCAGCAACGTGGGCAGGTGATCGCCACGTCCTCCGTCGCCGGCCTCAAGAGTTACCCCGGTGCGGGCGTGTACGGTGGCACCAAGTGGTTCGTGCGCAACCTCATGGAAGTCCTGCGGCTGGAGTCCGCGCAGGAAGGCACGAACATCCGCACCGCCACGATCTACCCGGCGGCCATCAACACGGAACTGCTGGGCGGCATCACGCACGGCGCGTCCGCGCAGGCCATGGGCGCTCTGTACCGGCAGTACGGGATCTCACCGGACCGGATCGCGCAGGTGGTGGCCTTCGCCATCGACCAGCCTGAAGACACGAACGTCACGGAATTCACCGTGGGTCCCACCCCGCAACCCTGGTAA
- a CDS encoding (R)-mandelonitrile lyase — MKIHPAGSRPSTSGPADWFTGRVRIDPQFDTHPAGHAAGSAVTFEPGARTNWHTHPVGQTLIVLSGLGRVQRAGGPIEEIRPGDVVWFEPGERHWHGAGPTTAMTHLAIQEALNGEVVTWLEPVTDEQYNPH; from the coding sequence ATGAAGATTCACCCCGCTGGTTCCCGCCCCTCTACGTCTGGCCCCGCCGACTGGTTCACCGGTCGAGTCCGGATTGACCCGCAGTTCGACACCCACCCCGCCGGGCACGCGGCCGGCTCCGCTGTCACGTTCGAGCCCGGCGCGCGCACCAACTGGCACACCCACCCGGTCGGGCAGACCCTGATTGTGCTGTCCGGTCTGGGCCGGGTGCAGCGAGCGGGCGGTCCCATCGAGGAGATCCGGCCCGGTGACGTGGTCTGGTTCGAACCGGGCGAGCGGCACTGGCACGGCGCGGGTCCCACCACGGCCATGACGCACCTGGCCATTCAGGAAGCCCTGAACGGCGAAGTGGTCACGTGGCTCGAACCCGTCACAGACGAGCAGTACAACCCCCACTAA
- a CDS encoding MFS transporter, which produces MTRTTPFRPVAPEATTPRHTDQPQWLPIFSLAFVVMNLITSEFLPVSLLTPIAQDLGVTEGAAGQMISATSVAAVITSLLTAPVTRRFDRKAVLLGASVALILSNVLVALAPNLAVIMLARLLLGVAMGSFWSLSNATTLRLTPKHLIARALAVTSGGVAIANVFAPPMGSLLGETLGWRGVFGVAALLGVIGLGWQWISLPRLSPGRPAELRTLFRLLDRPQVRVAVAALVLTFGGYMLFFAYLRPFLEQVTHLTVAQVSGVFLALGVAGVVGTALSSRLLTWNLRRVHILVPLVTGVLVLGLLLVGASAVWTTVVLVLLGLVNSVLPVAWGTWLAVAVPDEAESAGGLQIAAIQLGMTLGAVLGGVMFDRSGSGGLLFSSGAALIIGAVLIGRGLNHRSTAPADA; this is translated from the coding sequence ATGACCCGCACCACGCCATTCCGGCCCGTGGCTCCCGAGGCTACCACACCACGGCACACCGACCAGCCGCAGTGGCTGCCGATCTTCTCCCTGGCCTTCGTGGTGATGAACCTCATCACGTCTGAATTCCTGCCCGTGAGCCTCCTGACGCCCATCGCGCAGGACCTCGGCGTGACTGAAGGGGCCGCCGGGCAGATGATCTCTGCGACGTCCGTGGCCGCCGTGATCACCAGCCTGCTGACGGCCCCAGTGACGCGCCGGTTTGACCGCAAGGCGGTGCTCCTGGGCGCGTCGGTGGCCCTGATCCTCTCCAACGTGCTGGTCGCCCTCGCGCCCAACCTGGCGGTGATCATGCTGGCGCGGCTGCTCCTCGGCGTGGCGATGGGCAGCTTCTGGTCCCTGTCGAACGCCACCACCCTGCGCCTGACGCCCAAGCACCTCATCGCACGGGCGCTGGCCGTCACGTCTGGTGGCGTGGCGATCGCCAACGTGTTCGCCCCACCGATGGGCAGTCTCCTGGGTGAAACCCTGGGTTGGCGTGGCGTGTTCGGCGTGGCCGCCCTGCTCGGCGTGATTGGGCTGGGGTGGCAGTGGATCAGTCTGCCGCGCCTGTCGCCAGGGCGACCAGCCGAACTGCGCACGCTGTTTCGGTTGCTGGATCGCCCCCAGGTGCGGGTGGCGGTCGCGGCCCTGGTGCTGACGTTCGGGGGGTACATGCTGTTCTTCGCGTACCTGCGGCCCTTCCTGGAACAGGTGACCCACCTGACGGTCGCGCAGGTCTCTGGCGTCTTCCTTGCCCTCGGGGTGGCGGGCGTCGTCGGGACGGCCCTGTCCAGCCGCCTCCTGACCTGGAACCTACGCCGGGTCCACATCCTGGTGCCACTGGTCACGGGCGTGCTGGTGCTGGGCCTGCTGCTGGTCGGGGCGTCCGCTGTGTGGACCACGGTGGTGCTGGTGCTGCTCGGCCTGGTGAACAGCGTGTTGCCCGTGGCCTGGGGCACCTGGCTTGCCGTGGCGGTGCCGGATGAAGCGGAAAGTGCCGGCGGTCTCCAGATTGCGGCCATTCAACTGGGGATGACCCTGGGTGCGGTCCTCGGTGGCGTGATGTTCGACCGCAGCGGTTCAGGCGGGCTCCTCTTCAGCAGTGGCGCGGCCTTGATCATCGGCGCCGTGTTGATCGGGAGGGGATTGAATCATCGTTCGACGGCCCCAGCCGACGCCTGA
- a CDS encoding cyclophilin-like fold protein, producing MAGLFSAYSEAAVRGHGRQQVQVRIGQTTFTATLDRSAAAQAFTARLPLTLKMTDLHRNEKFADLTWSLPVKATKPGTVRSGDLLLYGSKTVVLFYETFPTAYSYTRLGRIDDPQGLAQALGPGNVTVTFSVE from the coding sequence ATGGCGGGATTGTTCTCGGCCTACAGCGAGGCGGCGGTGCGTGGGCACGGGAGGCAACAGGTGCAGGTCAGGATCGGGCAGACCACCTTCACCGCCACCCTGGACCGCAGCGCAGCGGCGCAGGCCTTCACGGCGCGCCTGCCGCTCACGCTGAAGATGACCGACCTGCACCGCAACGAGAAGTTCGCCGACCTGACCTGGAGCCTTCCCGTAAAGGCGACAAAGCCCGGCACCGTTCGCAGCGGTGATCTCCTGTTGTACGGGTCGAAAACCGTGGTGCTGTTCTACGAGACGTTTCCCACGGCGTACAGTTATACGAGGCTCGGGCGGATCGATGACCCGCAGGGGTTGGCGCAGGCGTTGGGTCCTGGGAACGTCACCGTCACGTTCTCCGTGGAGTAG
- a CDS encoding AraC family transcriptional regulator, with protein MTGVSDLAAGGLARLAELIQRHTPYEGECALRVPGVSVARTVRPHKALAHSVQKPALCLVAQGNKAVHIGAEQYAYDPQRMMVYAVHVPVAFQVTRASVEEPFLTFKLELDPERIAELALKLYPHGLPRRPEGRGVQVTEADPAILNAAIRVLETVDQEREATWIGPLIVDEMVMRLLLGPVGPMVAQMGQVESSTQRIERAIGWIQAHFEGPLNVEALAELSHMGVSTFHAHFKAVTGLSPLQFQKNLRLQEARRLMYTTGLDVGAVSRQVGYASASQFTREYTRLFSSTPRQDMTELRLGGAEGR; from the coding sequence ATGACTGGGGTTTCAGACCTTGCCGCGGGTGGGCTGGCGCGCCTCGCGGAACTGATCCAGCGGCACACGCCGTATGAGGGGGAGTGTGCGCTGCGGGTGCCTGGGGTGTCGGTGGCCCGGACGGTACGTCCGCACAAGGCCCTCGCGCACAGCGTGCAGAAGCCGGCGCTGTGCCTGGTCGCGCAGGGCAACAAGGCGGTGCACATTGGCGCCGAGCAGTACGCGTACGATCCGCAGCGGATGATGGTGTACGCCGTGCACGTGCCGGTTGCGTTTCAGGTGACGCGGGCCAGTGTGGAGGAACCGTTTCTGACGTTCAAGCTGGAACTTGACCCGGAACGCATTGCCGAACTGGCCCTGAAGCTGTACCCGCACGGGCTGCCCCGGCGGCCGGAGGGGCGGGGCGTACAGGTGACTGAGGCGGACCCGGCGATCCTGAATGCGGCCATTCGCGTGCTGGAGACGGTCGATCAGGAACGTGAGGCGACGTGGATCGGGCCGTTGATCGTGGACGAAATGGTGATGCGCCTGCTGCTCGGCCCGGTTGGTCCGATGGTGGCGCAGATGGGTCAGGTGGAGTCGAGTACGCAGCGGATAGAGCGGGCCATCGGGTGGATTCAGGCGCATTTTGAGGGGCCGCTCAACGTGGAGGCTCTGGCCGAGTTGAGTCACATGGGCGTGTCGACCTTTCATGCGCATTTCAAGGCGGTGACGGGTCTGAGTCCGCTGCAGTTTCAGAAGAACCTGCGGTTGCAGGAGGCGCGGCGGTTGATGTACACCACGGGGTTGGATGTCGGGGCGGTGAGTCGGCAGGTGGGGTATGCCAGCGCGTCGCAGTTCACGCGGGAGTACACGCGGCTGTTCAGCAGTACGCCCCGTCAGGATATGACTGAGCTGCGGCTGGGTGGTGCTGAGGGCCGCTGA
- a CDS encoding LacI family DNA-binding transcriptional regulator — protein MPRATMRDVADHAGVSHQTVSNVLNGHPSIRPEMRARVLSAINALNYQPNQNAQALRQARITTLCCTFFGHNAEDIHDPYRNLIQSAFVAEANASRYSMTTAFLDEGQPESLARFQKRYLQGQFGGTVIVGTTLPADDLTAIRALGVHTVLFDHQIEGHDAPTVQADYAGGMAAMVRHHAAQGRTHLALLIPAGDPGSSAQARLHGFQNEARRLNLDTQVMPCTWSFESGRDAMHALWTSGARPDAVLAASDRIAAGALRAAHTLGLQVPSEVAISGFDDFDFARFTTPTLTTLQVPHGEMARQAVRHLVALVEQRPLPPTPTYPVPLLVRESA, from the coding sequence GTGCCCCGAGCCACCATGCGCGATGTCGCCGACCATGCCGGCGTCTCCCACCAAACCGTGTCCAACGTGCTCAACGGACACCCCTCCATCCGCCCCGAAATGCGCGCCCGCGTCCTGAGTGCCATCAACGCCCTCAACTACCAGCCCAACCAGAACGCCCAGGCCCTCCGGCAAGCCCGCATCACCACCCTCTGCTGCACCTTCTTCGGCCACAACGCCGAAGACATCCATGACCCGTACCGCAACCTGATCCAGTCCGCCTTCGTGGCGGAAGCCAACGCCAGCCGTTACAGCATGACCACCGCGTTCCTCGACGAAGGCCAACCCGAGAGCCTCGCCCGCTTCCAGAAACGCTACCTCCAAGGCCAGTTCGGCGGCACCGTCATCGTGGGCACCACCCTCCCCGCCGATGACCTCACCGCCATCCGCGCCCTCGGCGTCCACACCGTCCTGTTCGACCACCAGATCGAAGGGCACGACGCGCCGACCGTCCAGGCCGACTACGCCGGCGGTATGGCCGCCATGGTGCGCCACCACGCCGCGCAGGGCCGCACCCACCTCGCCCTCCTCATCCCCGCCGGTGACCCCGGCAGCAGCGCCCAGGCCCGCCTGCACGGCTTCCAGAACGAGGCGCGCCGCCTGAACCTAGACACGCAGGTGATGCCGTGCACGTGGTCCTTCGAATCCGGTCGCGACGCCATGCACGCCCTCTGGACCAGTGGCGCCCGCCCGGACGCCGTCCTCGCTGCCAGTGACCGCATCGCCGCTGGCGCGCTGCGCGCCGCACACACGCTGGGCCTGCAGGTCCCGTCAGAAGTGGCCATCAGCGGCTTCGACGATTTTGACTTCGCGCGCTTCACGACCCCCACGCTGACCACCCTCCAGGTGCCGCACGGCGAGATGGCCCGGCAGGCGGTGCGGCACCTCGTGGCCCTCGTCGAGCAGCGGCCCCTGCCCCCCACGCCAACCTACCCCGTTCCGCTGCTCGTGCGCGAATCGGCCTGA
- a CDS encoding carbohydrate ABC transporter permease — MTTQTESTPLRATAPPRRAPPQALVGYLFILPAMVGFLVFYLYPALRGVQISFTDWNLLSAPKSVGLANYAEVIHDPKFWSALGITVQYVLWNIPLQTVLALALAVAMDRLVKSMFIKGLLILPYLLSSVVVAMVFLWLLDPFLGIVNQWLAATPLGKQAFFSSAEQAIPTIAFVNIWKHMGFNALLFYAGLQAIPRTVYEAAAIDGASEMTTFRRITLPLLRPVMVFVLVTSLIGSFQIFDTVAVTTQGGPADATRVLVYYIYQNAFSFFRMGYATAMSMVLFVILVVFTLLQMRLLRANESDLE; from the coding sequence ATGACAACTCAGACTGAGTCCACGCCCCTGCGCGCCACGGCGCCTCCCCGCCGCGCCCCCCCGCAGGCGCTGGTCGGCTACCTGTTCATCCTGCCGGCGATGGTGGGGTTCCTGGTCTTTTACCTCTACCCCGCACTCCGGGGCGTGCAGATCAGCTTCACGGACTGGAACCTCCTGAGCGCGCCCAAAAGCGTTGGGCTGGCCAACTACGCGGAAGTCATTCACGACCCGAAGTTCTGGTCGGCGCTGGGCATCACCGTCCAGTACGTGCTGTGGAACATTCCCCTGCAGACGGTGCTGGCACTCGCGCTCGCCGTGGCGATGGACCGCCTGGTCAAGAGCATGTTCATCAAGGGCCTGCTGATCCTGCCCTACCTGCTCTCCAGCGTCGTGGTCGCCATGGTGTTCCTGTGGCTGCTCGATCCCTTCCTGGGCATCGTGAATCAGTGGCTGGCCGCGACGCCGCTCGGGAAGCAGGCATTTTTCAGTTCGGCGGAGCAGGCGATTCCCACGATCGCGTTCGTGAACATCTGGAAGCACATGGGCTTCAACGCGCTGCTGTTCTACGCGGGCCTGCAGGCCATTCCGCGTACGGTGTACGAGGCGGCGGCCATTGACGGCGCGTCCGAGATGACCACCTTCCGCCGCATTACCCTGCCCCTGCTGCGCCCGGTGATGGTGTTCGTGCTCGTCACGTCGCTGATCGGCTCGTTCCAGATCTTCGATACCGTGGCCGTGACGACGCAGGGTGGCCCGGCGGACGCGACGCGGGTGCTGGTGTACTACATCTACCAGAACGCCTTCAGTTTCTTCCGGATGGGGTACGCGACGGCGATGAGCATGGTGCTGTTCGTCATCCTGGTCGTGTTCACGCTGTTGCAGATGCGCCTGTTGCGCGCCAACGAATCGGATCTCGAGTGA
- a CDS encoding carbohydrate ABC transporter permease, with protein sequence MTTTAVRPRRPFPLGRLLAWLGLSLIILISLFPIFIVLKTALTSNKALFTEAAALWPSQPTLVNFQRVLGLLSTEQAQAAGGSGSAVNFLSALKNSVLFTGLIVLGQTFFSALAAYAFARLKFPGRDAIFTLFLIAMMIPGIVLFIPNFITVKNLGGLNTLPGMVAPFILMTPFAVFFLRQFFLSLPRETEEAAFLDGAGPFTIFWRITLPMSQGPLATLAILTTIGMWNEFFWPFLIAKDESAYTLPVALQVFKSQTPQGVPDWTGLMAGTFVTAVPVFILLIILGRRVVESLAFSGTK encoded by the coding sequence ATGACCACGACCGCTGTCCGTCCCCGCCGTCCGTTTCCGCTTGGCCGACTGCTCGCGTGGCTGGGCCTGAGCCTGATCATCCTGATTTCGTTGTTCCCCATTTTTATCGTTCTAAAAACGGCCCTGACGAGCAACAAGGCCCTCTTCACCGAAGCCGCCGCGCTCTGGCCCAGCCAACCCACCCTCGTGAACTTCCAACGCGTCCTCGGGCTCCTCAGCACCGAACAGGCCCAGGCCGCCGGTGGCTCCGGCAGCGCGGTGAACTTCCTCAGCGCCCTCAAAAACAGCGTCCTGTTCACCGGCCTGATCGTCCTGGGCCAGACCTTCTTCTCCGCCCTGGCCGCCTACGCCTTCGCCCGACTCAAATTCCCCGGCCGGGACGCCATCTTCACCCTCTTCCTCATCGCCATGATGATCCCCGGCATCGTCCTGTTCATCCCCAACTTCATCACCGTCAAGAACCTCGGCGGCCTCAACACCCTCCCCGGCATGGTCGCCCCCTTCATCCTCATGACCCCCTTCGCGGTGTTCTTCCTCCGCCAATTCTTCCTCTCCCTACCCCGCGAGACCGAAGAAGCCGCCTTCCTCGACGGCGCCGGGCCCTTCACGATCTTCTGGCGCATCACCCTGCCCATGAGCCAGGGCCCCCTGGCCACCCTCGCCATCCTCACCACCATCGGCATGTGGAACGAGTTCTTCTGGCCCTTCCTCATCGCCAAAGACGAGAGCGCCTACACCCTCCCCGTCGCCCTCCAGGTCTTCAAATCCCAGACGCCCCAGGGCGTCCCGGACTGGACGGGCCTCATGGCCGGCACCTTCGTCACCGCCGTCCCCGTCTTCATCCTGCTGATCATCCTGGGCCGGCGCGTCGTGGAATCCCTCGCGTTCAGCGGCACCAAATAG
- a CDS encoding ABC transporter substrate-binding protein, with protein MKRLLTLTAALATTFASTASAATTLEYWLWDANQQPAYAQCAANFTKKNPDITIKITQKGWGDYWTGLTTGFVSGTAPDVFTNHLAYYPEFASNNQLVDLTPYIKRDKVPTTIYYKGLADLWVKGGKRYGLPKDFDTVGIFYNADLLAKAGMKPSDLANLTWNPKDGGTWQKAIARLTVDSKGQNGLSASFNKGQVKQYGYLTGYGAGFNGQTEWSFYTAPMGWTHNNGLFGTKYNYDDPRFAQAIQWLADLNLKYGLIPSFKDVQSSGDGLFRSGQAAMVINGSWMISDFTQKLPFKVGIAPLPKGPNGKRMSMFNGLSDAIWVGSKNKEAAWQWVKYLASADCQNVIGRSGVVFPAIPSATALAVATDKARGVDVSSFVNQAKAPGGTFYFPITDNAAQVNDIMTSALQRVFLGQAKASDVLPAANAKVNALFK; from the coding sequence ATGAAACGACTGCTCACCCTGACCGCCGCGCTCGCCACCACCTTCGCCAGCACCGCCAGCGCCGCCACCACGCTCGAATACTGGTTATGGGACGCCAACCAGCAACCCGCGTACGCCCAGTGCGCCGCGAACTTCACCAAGAAAAACCCCGACATCACCATCAAAATCACCCAGAAAGGCTGGGGTGACTACTGGACGGGCCTCACCACCGGCTTCGTCAGCGGCACCGCCCCCGACGTTTTCACCAACCACCTCGCCTACTACCCCGAGTTCGCCAGCAACAACCAGCTCGTCGACCTCACCCCGTACATCAAACGGGACAAGGTCCCCACCACCATCTACTACAAGGGCCTCGCAGACCTCTGGGTCAAAGGCGGCAAACGCTACGGCCTGCCCAAAGACTTCGACACCGTCGGCATCTTCTACAACGCCGACCTGCTCGCCAAGGCCGGCATGAAACCCAGCGACCTCGCCAACCTCACCTGGAACCCCAAAGACGGCGGCACCTGGCAAAAGGCCATCGCGCGCCTCACCGTCGACAGCAAAGGCCAGAACGGCCTGAGCGCCAGCTTCAACAAAGGCCAGGTCAAACAGTACGGGTACCTCACCGGGTACGGCGCGGGCTTCAACGGTCAGACCGAATGGTCCTTCTACACCGCCCCCATGGGCTGGACGCACAACAACGGCCTGTTCGGCACCAAGTACAACTACGACGACCCCCGCTTCGCGCAGGCCATCCAGTGGCTCGCCGACCTGAACCTCAAGTACGGCCTGATCCCCAGCTTCAAGGACGTGCAGAGCAGCGGCGACGGTCTGTTCCGCTCCGGCCAGGCCGCCATGGTCATCAACGGCTCCTGGATGATCAGTGACTTCACGCAGAAACTCCCCTTCAAAGTCGGCATCGCGCCCCTCCCGAAAGGTCCGAACGGCAAGCGCATGAGCATGTTCAACGGCCTGTCCGACGCCATCTGGGTGGGCAGCAAGAACAAGGAAGCCGCGTGGCAGTGGGTGAAGTACCTCGCCTCCGCCGACTGCCAGAACGTGATTGGCCGCAGCGGCGTGGTGTTCCCCGCCATTCCGTCCGCCACAGCCCTCGCCGTAGCGACTGACAAGGCCCGCGGCGTGGACGTCAGCAGCTTCGTCAATCAGGCCAAAGCGCCCGGCGGAACCTTCTACTTCCCGATCACCGACAACGCCGCGCAGGTCAACGACATCATGACCAGCGCCCTCCAGCGCGTGTTCCTCGGGCAGGCCAAAGCCAGCGACGTCCTCCCCGCCGCGAACGCCAAGGTCAACGCCCTGTTCAAGTAA
- a CDS encoding alpha-glucosidase/alpha-galactosidase produces MTPPKIALVGAGSTVFAKNLLGDILSFPELAHADIRLFDVDAERLAVTEQVAHRVAQAVGAHPTVTATLDRHRALDGADFVINMIQVGGYRPATVTDFDVPTRHGLRQTIADTLGIGGIMRALRTVPVLLDMSRDMERLCPQTLHLNYVNPMAMNIMGLARQSSIRTVGLCHSVQHTASELAHDLGLRVEEIDFLCAGINHMAFYLKFEHRGEDLYPRLQALAASGQVPATNRVRYEMLRRLGYFVTESSEHFAEYVPYFIKRGRDDLIERFQVPLDEYPRRCEAQIGGWETLRAQLQNPDAPIDVQRSVEYGSLIIHSMVTGQPRVVYGNVMNTGGLIENLPHDCAVEVPCLVDRQGVQPTRIGRIPPQLAALMQTNINVQTLTTEALVTGHREHIYHAAMLDPHAAAELDLDQIWSLVDELLDAHGEFIPAELRRLQAAD; encoded by the coding sequence ATGACCCCACCCAAGATCGCCCTGGTCGGTGCTGGCAGCACCGTGTTCGCCAAGAACCTCCTCGGGGACATCCTGAGCTTCCCCGAACTCGCCCACGCGGACATTCGGCTGTTCGACGTCGACGCCGAGCGCCTCGCTGTGACCGAACAGGTCGCCCACCGTGTCGCCCAGGCGGTCGGGGCGCACCCCACCGTCACCGCCACCCTCGACCGGCACCGCGCGCTGGACGGCGCGGACTTCGTCATTAACATGATCCAGGTGGGCGGCTACCGCCCCGCGACCGTTACGGACTTCGACGTCCCCACGCGGCACGGCCTGCGGCAGACCATCGCCGACACCCTCGGGATTGGCGGCATCATGCGCGCCCTGCGGACCGTACCCGTGCTGCTCGACATGAGCCGCGACATGGAGCGCCTGTGCCCGCAGACGCTGCACCTGAACTACGTCAACCCCATGGCCATGAACATCATGGGGCTCGCGCGGCAGAGCAGCATCCGCACCGTGGGCCTCTGCCACAGCGTGCAGCACACCGCGTCGGAACTCGCGCACGACCTGGGGCTCAGGGTCGAGGAGATCGACTTCCTGTGCGCCGGGATCAACCACATGGCGTTCTACCTGAAGTTCGAGCATCGGGGCGAGGACCTCTACCCCCGCCTGCAGGCCCTGGCCGCCTCCGGCCAGGTGCCCGCCACGAACCGCGTCCGGTACGAGATGCTGCGCCGCCTGGGGTACTTCGTCACGGAAAGCAGTGAGCACTTCGCCGAGTACGTTCCGTACTTCATCAAGCGCGGCCGGGACGACCTGATTGAGCGCTTCCAGGTGCCGCTCGACGAGTACCCCCGGCGCTGCGAGGCGCAGATCGGCGGGTGGGAGACCCTCCGGGCACAACTCCAGAACCCGGACGCACCGATCGACGTGCAGCGCAGCGTGGAGTACGGGTCGCTGATTATCCACTCCATGGTGACCGGACAGCCCCGCGTGGTGTACGGCAACGTCATGAACACTGGCGGGCTGATCGAGAACCTCCCACACGACTGCGCCGTCGAGGTGCCGTGCCTCGTGGACCGCCAGGGCGTGCAACCCACCCGCATCGGCCGCATTCCGCCGCAACTGGCGGCCCTGATGCAGACCAACATCAACGTCCAGACGCTCACCACCGAGGCGCTCGTCACCGGCCACCGGGAGCACATCTACCACGCCGCCATGCTCGACCCGCACGCTGCGGCGGAACTCGACCTCGATCAGATCTGGTCGCTGGTTGATGAGCTGCTGGACGCGCACGGCGAGTTCATTCCCGCCGAGTTGCGCCGCCTGCAAGCCGCCGACTGA
- a CDS encoding glycoside hydrolase family 36 protein codes for MTHAPLHWTIPASPDTVRVLINGYQSWSEAELRPLTDTPPRAHFQWMIDQGQDPAFPPSGEAGVWRSHTLIGLLRPDGSGWVGCLLDATRTFAHWEARVAGEAVTLTCTLEGPDAPVAFEETTDVQATLERLSAQLGEAMHARTPAPLRVWCSWYSYYRDITLEAMLDNAHRAYDLGLPFDVFQLDDGFQADLGDWLEPSAWFGGHAKDLPAHLHTLGYRAGLWLAPFLVGPHSKLRAAHPEWLLQDEQGEPLLLGDNWGGPYHALDTTHPEALAWLQELAATFRGYGYDYLKVDFLYAASHPGRRHDPAVSRAEAYRMGLQALRDGLGDDGFLLGCGAPLASSIGIVDAMRTGPDVTPFWDDEARRVLLGDGAVPSARSALHTALTRWYQHTWYQPDPDVMIARRERSLLNDQERGALEGLLDVIGGLRASSDPIELLDASGLDLLRRSLTLSTPDRPRSLTHSHGGAVTHFTRGTFNLLNHAADGLAPHSYHAAPVQDEALQLAPAARDRHASP; via the coding sequence ATGACCCACGCCCCGCTTCACTGGACCATACCCGCCTCACCCGACACCGTGCGTGTTCTCATCAACGGCTATCAATCGTGGAGTGAGGCCGAGCTGCGGCCCCTGACCGACACCCCCCCCCGCGCGCACTTCCAGTGGATGATTGACCAGGGTCAGGACCCCGCGTTCCCGCCCAGCGGCGAGGCAGGCGTCTGGCGATCGCACACCCTGATCGGCCTGCTGCGCCCGGACGGCAGCGGTTGGGTCGGCTGCCTGCTGGACGCCACGCGCACATTCGCGCACTGGGAAGCCCGGGTGGCCGGCGAGGCCGTGACGCTCACCTGCACCCTGGAAGGTCCGGACGCGCCCGTGGCGTTCGAGGAGACGACAGACGTGCAGGCGACCCTGGAGCGCCTGAGCGCGCAGCTCGGTGAGGCCATGCACGCGCGGACGCCGGCACCCCTGCGGGTGTGGTGCTCGTGGTACTCCTACTACCGCGACATCACCCTGGAGGCCATGCTGGACAATGCCCACCGCGCGTACGATCTGGGCCTGCCCTTCGATGTGTTCCAGCTCGACGACGGGTTTCAGGCGGACCTGGGGGACTGGCTTGAGCCGAGCGCCTGGTTTGGCGGGCACGCGAAGGACCTGCCCGCGCACCTGCACACCCTGGGGTACCGGGCGGGCCTGTGGCTCGCGCCGTTCCTGGTCGGCCCCCACTCGAAGTTGCGGGCCGCTCACCCGGAGTGGCTGCTCCAGGACGAGCAGGGTGAGCCGCTCCTGCTGGGCGACAACTGGGGCGGACCGTATCATGCGCTCGACACCACCCATCCCGAGGCGCTGGCGTGGCTGCAGGAGCTGGCCGCGACGTTCCGCGGGTACGGGTATGACTACCTGAAAGTGGACTTCCTGTACGCCGCCTCGCATCCCGGCCGCCGGCACGACCCGGCCGTCAGCCGCGCTGAGGCGTACCGGATGGGCCTGCAGGCCCTGAGGGACGGCCTGGGGGACGACGGGTTCCTGCTCGGGTGCGGCGCGCCCCTGGCCAGCAGTATTGGCATTGTGGACGCCATGCGCACCGGGCCGGACGTCACGCCCTTCTGGGATGACGAGGCCCGCCGGGTGCTGCTCGGCGATGGCGCGGTGCCCAGTGCCCGTAGCGCCCTGCACACGGCGCTCACCCGCTGGTACCAGCACACCTGGTACCAGCCGGACCCGGACGTGATGATCGCGCGGCGTGAACGCAGCCTGCTCAACGATCAGGAGCGGGGCGCGCTGGAGGGGCTGCTGGACGTTATCGGGGGCCTGCGGGCCAGCAGCGACCCGATTGAGCTGCTGGACGCCTCGGGCCTGGACCTGCTGCGCCGCAGCCTGACGCTGAGCACGCCGGACCGGCCCCGCTCCCTCACGCACAGTCACGGCGGCGCCGTCACGCATTTCACCCGCGGCACGTTCAACCTGCTGAACCACGCCGCTGACGGGCTGGCGCCGCACAGTTACCACGCGGCGCCCGTGCAGGACGAGGCCTTGCAATTGGCTCCTGCGGCACGGGACCGTCATGCATCACCGTGA